Sequence from the Salinicoccus sp. RF5 genome:
AAAGCTCTCCGGCAATTTCGTAGAGCTTGAAACGAATGATGCCTTCCAGACGAAGATTTCAGCTTCCCAATCGGAGTTCAACTTGAGCGGCAATGACCCGGATCAATATCCGCTGCTGCCTGAAGTCAATGACGAGGAAAGCATCATCCTTCCTTCCACTGTACTGAAGAACATCATCAACCAGACGAACTTTGCCGTTTCACTCTCTGAAACGCGTCCGGTACTGACAGGCGTAAACTGGCAGTTCCAGGACAGCGGCATCCAGTTCACTGCCACCGACTCCCATAGGCTTGCCCTCAGGAAACTCGAGGGTGACCAGTTTGGAATGGACAGCATGCATGCGATCATTCCCGGAAAATCCCTGACGGAACTGAACAAGATCATCAATGATTCCGATAATGAAGTGGAAATCCACTTCTCCCAGAACCAGGTGCTGTTCAGCTACGGCAACATGCGCTTCATTTCCAGGCTCCTTGAAGGGAATTATCCGGATACTTCCCGTCTCTTCCCGGAGAATTATGAAACGAAGGTGACTGTGAATAACGGTGAGTTCTACCATGCAATCGACCGGGTATCGCTGCTCGCCCGTGAAGGCGGCAACAACGTCATCCGCATGAGTGTGGAAAACGGCGGTGTGGCCCTGTCATCCAACTCGCCGGAAGTCGGTACTGTGCATGAAGACATCAATACTGGAAAAGTCGAAGGTGAAGATCTGAAGATCTCCTTCAACTCCAAATATATGATGGATGCGCTTAAAGCGATCAACGATGATGAAGTCGTCATCGAATTCTTTGGTACAATGCGCCCGTTCACGCTGAAGGCGGCTGAATCCGATGAAGTCGTACAGCTGATCCTGCCGATCCGGACATATTAATAGCCAACGAAATCTGCGATTGAGGCCCAGAACCTGAAAAAAGGGGGGTCTCAGTCGCTTTTTGTAATTTCAGGGGGGAAACCTCATTTATATCTTTCGACGCTCCTAAGGCTTTATTTGGGCTTCTGGAGTGAAATTTATCCGAAAATGTAGTATAATGTAGTAGTGAGATTAAGGAGGATGAGTGCATGGAAAGTATCCAATTTGACGAACTCATTACATTAGGACAATTTCTGAAGCACGAAGGCATCATCGGGACCGGCGGAGAGGCCAAATGGTTCCTGCAGGAGAATGAGGTGTTTCTGAACGGAGAGCCGGAAAACCGCAGAGGAAAGAAGCTGCACGAAGGTGACGAAGTGGACCTGGGGGAATTCGGCCAGTTTAGGATAGAATATTCCAAATGATCCTAAACCGCATACACCTTGGGAATTTCAGGAATTATGAAACACTGGACCTCGAATTTCATCCGAAACTGAATATATTCATCGGCCGGAATGCCCAAGGCAAGACGAACCTGCTCGAATCGATCTATTTCCTTGCGCTGGCGAAAAGCCACCGCACTTCAAAGGACAAGGAATTGATACGCTTCAACCAGGACGAGGCATTCGTAAATGGCAATATAACGACTTCCTACAGTAATCTGCCCCTCTCCTTGAGTGTCAGCGGCAAAGGGAAGCGGGCAAAGGTCAATCATATGGAAGTATCGAAGCTGAGCCAGTATATCGGGCACTTGAATGTTGTGCTGTTCGCTCCGGAAGACCTCAACATCGTCAAAGGATCCCCGCAGATCAGACGTAAATTCATCAATATGGAGTGCGGCCAGATTTCGAAAGTGTACATCAATATGCTGAGCGGCTACCAGAAGGTATTGGCCCAGAAGAACAACTATCTAAAACAGAAGAATGTCGATCGCGTGATGATCGATGTGTTGAATGAACAACTTGCATACTATGCAAGTTTAATTATTTTAAAGAGACAGCAATTCGTGGATACGATTGAAAAATATGCACGGAAGATACATGCAGATATATCGAACGGACAGGAAATCCTGGCTGTCAGATACAAGCCGAATATAAAGTACGAGGCGACCGAAGTGGGTGCACTCGAACAGGAGCTGAAAGCCTTGTTCCAGGAGACGCTTGAGCGGGAGATCGAGCGGGGCCAGGCGCTGATCGGCCCGCACAGGGATGACATTGCATTCTACATCAACGATTTCGATGTCCAGACATACGGTTCGCAAGGGCAGCAGCGGACGACGGCCTTGTCGGTGAAACTGGCCGAACTCGAACTGATCAATGAGGAAATCGGGGAATATCCCATACTGCTCCTGGATGACGTACTGAGTGAACTGGATGAGACGCGGCAGTCCCATCTTTTGACTTCGATACGCAACAGGGTCCAGACGTTCGTCACGACAACGTCGATCAGTGACATCAACCATGCAATCATGGATGAGATGCAGGCACTTGGCATAGAAGATGGCAAGGTGAAAGTATAATGGAAGGTGATAATATGGCTGAAAAGAATATGGAACAGTATGGCGCCGAGCAGATACAGGTCCTGGAGGGGCTGGAAGCGGTCCGTAAACGCCCGGGGATGTACATCGGTTCGACAGCTTCAAAAGGACTCCACCATCTCGTGTGGGAAATTGTAGACAACAGCATCGATGAGGCGATGGCAGGACATGCCGACCGCATCAACATCACGATCGAGGAGGACAACTGGGTGAAGGTGACCGACAACGGCCGCGGCATCCCGGTCGATATCCAGGAGAAGATGGGCCGCCCTGCGGTCGAGGTCATCCTGACGGTCCTCCACGCCGGCGGTAAGTTCGGCGGCGGCGGCTATAAGGTCTCCGGCGGCTTGCACGGTGTCGGTTCCTCCGTCGTCAATGCACTGAGCAAGACGCTTGAAGTCTATGTGCACCTTGATGGCAAGATCCATCATCAGAGCTACACAAGGGGCGTCCCCGATTTTGACCTGAAGGTCATCGGCGAGACGGACAAGACCGGTACGGAAATCCGTTTCAAGGCGGACGCCGAGATTTTTACAGAGACGACGGAATACGATATCGAAGTGCTGCAGAAACGCATCAAGGAGCTCGCCTTCCTGAACAAGGGGCTCGAGATCAACCTGTTCGATGAACGGGGTGAGGAAGACGTTTCCTTCCAGTACTATTATGAGGGCGGCATCAAGTCATACGTCGAGCAGATGAACGAGACGCGCGATGTGCTGCATGATGAAGTCATCTACATGCACAGTGAAAAGGACGAAGTGGAAGTTGAGATCGCCCTGCAGTACAACAATGGC
This genomic interval carries:
- the recF gene encoding DNA replication/repair protein RecF — protein: MILNRIHLGNFRNYETLDLEFHPKLNIFIGRNAQGKTNLLESIYFLALAKSHRTSKDKELIRFNQDEAFVNGNITTSYSNLPLSLSVSGKGKRAKVNHMEVSKLSQYIGHLNVVLFAPEDLNIVKGSPQIRRKFINMECGQISKVYINMLSGYQKVLAQKNNYLKQKNVDRVMIDVLNEQLAYYASLIILKRQQFVDTIEKYARKIHADISNGQEILAVRYKPNIKYEATEVGALEQELKALFQETLEREIERGQALIGPHRDDIAFYINDFDVQTYGSQGQQRTTALSVKLAELELINEEIGEYPILLLDDVLSELDETRQSHLLTSIRNRVQTFVTTTSISDINHAIMDEMQALGIEDGKVKV
- the yaaA gene encoding S4 domain-containing protein YaaA, with amino-acid sequence MESIQFDELITLGQFLKHEGIIGTGGEAKWFLQENEVFLNGEPENRRGKKLHEGDEVDLGEFGQFRIEYSK
- the dnaN gene encoding DNA polymerase III subunit beta, which produces MKISINRQYFIEQLNHCLKAISPRTTLPILNGIKIEVKEDHLLLTGSDSEISIEITIPTEIDNEEILEIHETGTVVLSGRFFVDIIKKLSGNFVELETNDAFQTKISASQSEFNLSGNDPDQYPLLPEVNDEESIILPSTVLKNIINQTNFAVSLSETRPVLTGVNWQFQDSGIQFTATDSHRLALRKLEGDQFGMDSMHAIIPGKSLTELNKIINDSDNEVEIHFSQNQVLFSYGNMRFISRLLEGNYPDTSRLFPENYETKVTVNNGEFYHAIDRVSLLAREGGNNVIRMSVENGGVALSSNSPEVGTVHEDINTGKVEGEDLKISFNSKYMMDALKAINDDEVVIEFFGTMRPFTLKAAESDEVVQLILPIRTY